In the genome of Populus alba chromosome 11, ASM523922v2, whole genome shotgun sequence, one region contains:
- the LOC118031330 gene encoding putative nuclear RNA export factor SDE5 isoform X2 encodes MEVSTSNILKCDDEEKALEGLLEAFGSKFSLEQIASAYCKAGQNADLTVQMLQDMEGGASASSSHSSSGEAKLSEGSSESSNGYILKKCDANGKFRNVKQKWRPVSGGTVSSVLGKSYIRSMTAGNGSSVATKPLKLDAQEFPMSELWGEEPKQTQSKHDRMHKDMEDFLFKMLGDGFQLDREMIRQALDTCGYDMQKSMEKLLNMSAVILDKRNNYVGRSTGKFTDAQSNSGGPSCQKNLQFMSSYGGANRISNANGGGSPGQGKERNNLQKEVLASLFNGAERSGELSGRITKAERRSIVYGEPVVEPPTDFTLENRTDFMDSLQDYDHVLSVEDVDEDDSYHLLRKAWKEYRTTMNEFYKAAGDAFAKGDDERANKLMDEGNFFRDKAYEVDEESTQKIFGTKNVETQDQMLLDLHEHGAKDAIRSLRSNLLLLSGIPSFKYLKVIIETNEVDVTKGARRRLIMKLLEKESINWTKGADVGTILIQLDDINPKRLSFANK; translated from the exons ATGGAAGTATCTACTTCAAACATATTGAAATGTGATGATGAGGAGAAGGCATTGGAGGGCTTGCTTGAGGCATTTGGTTCTAAATTTTCTCTTGAACAAATAGCATCTGCTTATTGCAAGGCAGGCCAAAATGCAGATTTGACTGTTCAAATGCTTCAAGATATGGAGGGAGGTGCCTCTGCTTCTTCAAGTCATTCATCCAGTGGAGAGGCTAAGCTGAGTGAAGGATCTTCTGAGTCATCCAATGGTTATATTTTGAAGAAATGTGATGCAAATGGAAAGTTCagaaatgtaaaacaaaaatgGCGTCCAGTTTCAGGAGGCACTGTTTCAAGTGTTCTTGGAAAAAGTTACATTAGATCCATGACAGCGGGCAATGGCTCTTCTGTCGCAACCAAACCATTGAAATTGGACGCACAGGAGTTCCCAATGTCTGAACTTTGGGGAGAAGAACCTAAACAAACCCAATCAAAGCATGATCGTATGCACAAGGATATggaagattttttattcaaaatgctAGGAGATGGCTTCCAGCTGGATAGGGAAATGATTCGACAAGCTCTAG ATACATGTGGGTATGATATGCAAAAG AGCATGGAGAAACTACTTAATATGTCAGCAGTGATTTTGGACAAAAGGAACAATTATGTTGGTAGATCCACCGGAAAG TTCACAGATGCACAGTCAAATAGTGGAGGACCTtcatgtcaaaaaaatttaCAGTTTATGAGTTCCTATGGAGG TGCAAATAGAATTTCAAATGCAAATGGGGGAGGATCACCTGGCCAGGGGAAAGAGAGAAACAACCTCCAGAAGGAAGTTTTGGCCTCACTTTTTAATGGTGCTGAGAGATCTGGGGAGTTATCTGGAAGAATAACAAAGGCTGAGAGGAGGTCAATAGTATATGGAGAGCCAGTGGTTGAACCTCCTACTGACTTTACCTTAGAGAACAGGACTGATTTTATGGACTCTCTGCAAGATTATGACCATG TGTTATCAGTTGAAGATGTAGATGAAGATGATAGTTACCATCTTCTTCGTAAAGCTTGGAAGGAGTATCGGACCACAATGAATGAATTTTACAAAGCT GCTGGTGATGCGTTTGCAAAGGGAGATGATGAGCGAGCAAACAAACTAATGGACGAG GGAAATTTTTTTCGTGACAAGGCTTATGAGGTAGATGAGGAATCTACTCAGAAGATTTTTGGAACCAA AAATGTTGAGACTCAAGACCAGATGTTGCTCGATCTGCATGAACATGGTGCAAAAGATGCAATACGCTCCTTGAGGAGTAATCTTCTCTTACTCTCAGGCATCCCAT CATTCAAGTACCTCAAAGTCATCATTGAGACAAATGAGGTGGATGTTACAAAAGGGGCTCGTAGGAGATTG ATTATGAAGCTATTAGAGAAGGAATCGATAAACTGGACGAAAGGAGCAGATGTTGGAACAATACTAATTCAACTGGATGATATCAACCCTAAGCGCTTGAGTTTCGCCAACAAATAG
- the LOC118031330 gene encoding putative nuclear RNA export factor SDE5 isoform X1: MEVSTSNILKCDDEEKALEGLLEAFGSKFSLEQIASAYCKAGQNADLTVQMLQDMEGGASASSSHSSSGEAKLSEGSSESSNGYILKKCDANGKFRNVKQKWRPVSGGTVSSVLGKSYIRSMTAGNGSSVATKPLKLDAQEFPMSELWGEEPKQTQSKHDRMHKDMEDFLFKMLGDGFQLDREMIRQALDTCGYDMQKSMEKLLNMSAVILDKRNNYVGRSTGKFTDAQSNSGGPSCQKNLQFMSSYGGSANRISNANGGGSPGQGKERNNLQKEVLASLFNGAERSGELSGRITKAERRSIVYGEPVVEPPTDFTLENRTDFMDSLQDYDHVLSVEDVDEDDSYHLLRKAWKEYRTTMNEFYKAAGDAFAKGDDERANKLMDEGNFFRDKAYEVDEESTQKIFGTKNVETQDQMLLDLHEHGAKDAIRSLRSNLLLLSGIPSFKYLKVIIETNEVDVTKGARRRLIMKLLEKESINWTKGADVGTILIQLDDINPKRLSFANK; this comes from the exons ATGGAAGTATCTACTTCAAACATATTGAAATGTGATGATGAGGAGAAGGCATTGGAGGGCTTGCTTGAGGCATTTGGTTCTAAATTTTCTCTTGAACAAATAGCATCTGCTTATTGCAAGGCAGGCCAAAATGCAGATTTGACTGTTCAAATGCTTCAAGATATGGAGGGAGGTGCCTCTGCTTCTTCAAGTCATTCATCCAGTGGAGAGGCTAAGCTGAGTGAAGGATCTTCTGAGTCATCCAATGGTTATATTTTGAAGAAATGTGATGCAAATGGAAAGTTCagaaatgtaaaacaaaaatgGCGTCCAGTTTCAGGAGGCACTGTTTCAAGTGTTCTTGGAAAAAGTTACATTAGATCCATGACAGCGGGCAATGGCTCTTCTGTCGCAACCAAACCATTGAAATTGGACGCACAGGAGTTCCCAATGTCTGAACTTTGGGGAGAAGAACCTAAACAAACCCAATCAAAGCATGATCGTATGCACAAGGATATggaagattttttattcaaaatgctAGGAGATGGCTTCCAGCTGGATAGGGAAATGATTCGACAAGCTCTAG ATACATGTGGGTATGATATGCAAAAG AGCATGGAGAAACTACTTAATATGTCAGCAGTGATTTTGGACAAAAGGAACAATTATGTTGGTAGATCCACCGGAAAG TTCACAGATGCACAGTCAAATAGTGGAGGACCTtcatgtcaaaaaaatttaCAGTTTATGAGTTCCTATGGAGG CAGTGCAAATAGAATTTCAAATGCAAATGGGGGAGGATCACCTGGCCAGGGGAAAGAGAGAAACAACCTCCAGAAGGAAGTTTTGGCCTCACTTTTTAATGGTGCTGAGAGATCTGGGGAGTTATCTGGAAGAATAACAAAGGCTGAGAGGAGGTCAATAGTATATGGAGAGCCAGTGGTTGAACCTCCTACTGACTTTACCTTAGAGAACAGGACTGATTTTATGGACTCTCTGCAAGATTATGACCATG TGTTATCAGTTGAAGATGTAGATGAAGATGATAGTTACCATCTTCTTCGTAAAGCTTGGAAGGAGTATCGGACCACAATGAATGAATTTTACAAAGCT GCTGGTGATGCGTTTGCAAAGGGAGATGATGAGCGAGCAAACAAACTAATGGACGAG GGAAATTTTTTTCGTGACAAGGCTTATGAGGTAGATGAGGAATCTACTCAGAAGATTTTTGGAACCAA AAATGTTGAGACTCAAGACCAGATGTTGCTCGATCTGCATGAACATGGTGCAAAAGATGCAATACGCTCCTTGAGGAGTAATCTTCTCTTACTCTCAGGCATCCCAT CATTCAAGTACCTCAAAGTCATCATTGAGACAAATGAGGTGGATGTTACAAAAGGGGCTCGTAGGAGATTG ATTATGAAGCTATTAGAGAAGGAATCGATAAACTGGACGAAAGGAGCAGATGTTGGAACAATACTAATTCAACTGGATGATATCAACCCTAAGCGCTTGAGTTTCGCCAACAAATAG
- the LOC118031331 gene encoding monothiol glutaredoxin-S17 — protein MRGSVKDVKSKAELDNITKSGEAVIIHFWASWCDASKQMDQVFSHLSTDFPNTHFLTVEAEEQPEISEAFSVSSVPYFAFVKDGKTVDTLEGADPSSLANKVARVAGSANPGEPAAPASLEMAAGPTVLETVKEFVKENGSSAQANQAQPGLSDALKNQLQQLIDSHPIMLFMKGNPEAPRCGFSQKVIDILKDETVKFGTFDILSDNEVREGLKLFSNWPTFPQLYCKGELLGGCDIAIAMHESGELKEVFRDHGIDAISSVEAKVSGSENGKGSSTQSPGLSTTLTSRLESLINSGPVMLFMKGKPTEPKCGFSGKVVAILQEEKVTFESFDILTDEEVRQGLKVYSNWSSYPQLYIKGELIGGSDIVLEMQKSGELKRILVEKGIVQKETLEDRLKSLITSSPVMLFMKGTPDAPRCGFSSKVVNALKEKGVSFGSFDILSDEDVRQGLKVFSNWPTFPQLYYKGELIGGCDIILELRDNGELKSTLSE, from the exons atgagggggTCGGTAAAGGACGTGAAATCAAAGGCTGAGCTTGATAACATAACCAAAAGTGGAGAAGCAGTAATCATTCACTTCTGGGCATCATGGTGTGATGCTTCAAAACAAATGGACCAAGTCTTTTCTCATCTCTCCACTGATTTTCCTAACACCCACTTTCTCACG GTTGAAGCAGAGGAGCAACCAGAGATATCAGAGGCCTTTTCAGTGTCTTCTGTGCCTTATTTTGCTTTCGTGAAG GATGGCAagacagttgatacattggaagGTGCAGATCCTTCCAGTTTGGCAAACAAAGTTGCTAGAGTTGCTGGCTCAGCTAACCCTGGAGAACCTGCAGCCCCTGCCAGCCTTGAAATGGCTGCTGGACCTACTGTTCTTGAAACAGTCAAAGAGTTTGTCAAAGAAAATGGCTCCTCCGCACAAGCAAACCAAGCACAACCTGGCCTCAGTGatgcattaaaaaatcaattgcaaCAGCTGATTGACTCTCACCCTATCATGCTATTTATGAAAGGGAATCCTGAAGCTCCTAGGTGTGGGTTTAGCCAAAaagttattgatattttgaaggatgaaactgtGAAATTCGGAACTTTTGATATCTTATCTGACAATGAGGTTCGTGAGGGGTTGAAGTTGTTCTCGAACTGGCCCACATTTCCTCAGCTGTACTGCAAAGGAGAGCTTCTTGGCGGATGTGACATAGCAATTGCAATGCATGAGAGTGGTGAATTAAAAGAAGTTTTCAGAGATCATGGAATTGATGCTATTAGTTCTGTTGAGGCAAAAGTGAGTGGAAGTGAAAATGGAAAGGGCAGCAGTACACAATCCCCTGGCTTGAGCACAACCTTGACCTCCAGACTTGAAAGCCTGATTAATTCAGGCCCAGTTATGTTGTTTATGAAGGGAAAACCTACCGAGCCAAAGTGTGGTTTCAGTGGGAAGGTAGTAGCAATCCTTCAAGAGGAAAAGGTGACCTTTGAGAGCTTTGATATTCTCACCGATGAAGAAGTCCGTCAGGGGCTTAAAGTCTATTCTAATTGGTCCAGTTACCCTCAACTGTACATCAAAGGTGAACTTATTGGCGGATCAGACATTGTGCTGGAGATGCAGAAAAGTGGGGAACTTAAAAGGATTTTGGTTGAGAAAGGGATTGTTCAGAAAGAGACTCTAGAAGATCGCTTAAAGAGCCTGATCACTTCTTCACCAGTGATGCTCTTCATGAAGGGCACCCCAGATGCCCCCAGATGTGGTTTCAGTTCCAAAGTTGTGAATGCCCTGAAGGAGAAGGGTGTCAGTTTTGGGtcctttgatattttatcaGATGAGGACGTGAGGCAGGGACTAAAGGTCTTCTCGAATTGGCCAACCTTTCCTCAGCTTTATTACAAAGGTGAGCTAATAGGCGGTTGTGATATTATACTGGAGCTGCGAGACAATGGAGAACTAAAATCCACCCTATCCGAGTAG
- the LOC118031332 gene encoding pentatricopeptide repeat-containing protein At4g21705, mitochondrial encodes MNTKLISKTLIQNQNAIISRSYYTNKTNKATLYSKLSPLGSTPSLEPELDSWIQSGKKVKVAELQRIIHDFRMRKRFTHALQVSEWMNKKGICIFSPSQHAVQLDLIGRVHGFVSAENYFNNLRDQDKNEKTYGALLNCYVQKRETDKSISHLQKMKEMGFAKSSLSYNDIMCLYTNVGQHEKVPQVLNEMKENNVSPDNFSYRLCMNSYGARGDLEGMEKMLNEMEHQPDIVVDWNSYAVAASSYIKGGLTDKAIDSLKKSETRLNKKDGTGYNHLISLYAALGKKTEVLRLWNLEKSTCERPINKDYINIMASLVKLDEFEEVEKVLKEWEASGNFYDVRVPNTLIIGYSGKGLYEKAKALLENLTEKGKVTLPNIWGKVAAGFFDKNEVAKAFSCMKAALCLYEENKEWKPNQKVISGILSWLGDEGSAEDLEAFVSALKNVIPMNREMYHAVLKAHIRAGKEVHGLLDDMKTYKIKEDEETKKILSMMQK; translated from the exons ATGAACACAAAACTAATCTCTAAAACCCTAatccaaaatcaaaatgcaatcaTTTCCAGATCTTACTACACCAACAAAACTAATAAAGCTACCCTGTACTCAAAGCTCAGTCCTTTAGGAAGCACCCCAAGTTTGGAGCCTGAGCTTGACAGTTGGATCCAAAGCGGAAAAAAGGTCAAGGTTGCCGAGCTTCAACGCATTATCCACGATTTTCGCATGCGAAAACGGTTCACTCACGCCCTTcag GTGTCAGAATGGATGAATAAAAAGGGCATTTGCATATTCTCACCAAGTCAACATGCTGTTCAATTGGATTTGATTGGTAGAGTTCATGGGTTTGTTTCTGCTGAGAACTATTTCAATAACCTGAGGGACcaggataaaaatgaaaagacatATGGTGCACTTCTGAATTGTTATGTTCAGAAGCGTGAAACTGATAAGTCCATCTCGCATTTGCAGAAAATGAAGGAGATGGGCTTTGCCAAATCATCTCTCTCTTACAATGACATTATGTGCCTCTACACGAATGTTGGCCAGCATGAGAAGGTTCCTCAGGTCCTAAATGAGATGAAGGAGAACAATGTTTCACCTGATAACTTCAGCTACAGACTTTGCATGAATTCCTATGGTGCTAGAGGTGACCTTGAGGGAATGGAAAAGATGTTGAATGAGATGGAGCACCAACCGGACATTGTTGTGGACTGGAACTCATATGCTGTTGCTGCTAGTTCCTACATCAAAGGTGGCCTTACTGATAAGGCCATTGATTCCCTGAAAAAATCAGAAACAAGGCTAAATAAGAAAGATGGAACTGGTTACAATCATCTGATTTCACTCTATGCTGCACTAGGGAAGAAGACTGAGGTTTTGAGATTGTGGAATCTGGAGAAATCTACTTGTGAAAGGCCTATAAACAAGGATTATATCAACATTATGGCTTCTCTAGTGAAGCTTGATGAGTTTGAAGAAGTTGAGAAAGTGCTAAAAGAGTGGGAAGCATCTGGCAATTTTTACGATGTTCGGGTGCCAAATACCCTTATTATTGGGTACTCTGGTAAAGGCTTGTATGAGAAAGCAAAGGCACTGCTTGAGAACTTGACCGAGAAAGGAAAGGTGACTCTCCCAAACATTTGGGGCAAAGTTGCTGCAGGATTCTTTGACAAAAATGAGGTGGCCAAAGCTTTCAGTTGTATGAAGGCTGCCCTCTGCCTATATGAGGAGAATAAGGAATGGAAGCCAAATCAAAAGGTGATCAGTGGCATTTTGAGCTGGCTTGGTGATGAAGGTAGTGCTGAAGACTTAGAAGCTTTTGTGTCCGCGTTGAAGAATGTCATCCCAATGAACAGGGAAATGTATCATGCTGTATTGAAGGCACATATAAGAGCTGGGAAAGAAGTGCATGGACTGTTGGACGACATGAAAACATACAAGATAAAGGAGGACGAAGAAACTAAGAAAATCTTGAGCATGATGCAGAAGTAA
- the LOC118031333 gene encoding heat stress transcription factor A-2b codes for MAATFSQLDQDTTSKSSSSNTRSPGTKCPAPFLSKTYDLLEEGGAHGSDDDHPHGKRVVSWNAEGNGFVVWSPSEFSELTLPRYFKHSNFSSFIRQLNTYGFKKTSSKKWEFKHEKFQRGRRHMLVEIIRKKCEPSMFPTYLKASSNQENATIDMEETNCSMLMAENKNLRREKLELQIQIAQFKALETKLLDCLAQYMGNHQNKTRRLC; via the exons ATGGCGGCCACTTTCTCTCAGCTTGACCAAGACACAACAAGCAAGAGTTCTTCAAGCAACACCAGGTCTCCAGGAACAAAATGCCCAGCTCCATTTTTATCCAAGACTTACGACTTGCTAGAAGAAGGCGGGGCTCATGGTAGCGATGATGATCATCCTCATGGCAAGAGAGTTGTTTCCTGGAATGCAGAGGGAAATGGGTTCGTAGTGTGGTCTCCATCTGAGTTCTCAGAGCTCACTCTGCCTAGATACTTCAAGCACAGCAACTTCTCCAGCTTCATCCGTCAGCTTAACACTTAT GGATTCAAGAAAACATCATCGAAGAAATGGGAATTCAAGCATGAAAAGTTTCAGAGAGGGAGGAGGCACATGCTAGTCGAGATCATTCGGAAAAAATGCGAGCCTAGCATGTTTCCAACATATTTAAAGGCTTCTTCTAATCAAGAGAATGCAACAATTGACATGGAAGAAACTAATTGTTCGATGCTCATGGCGGAGAACAAGAACCTTAGAAGAGAGAAACTTGAACTGCAAATCCAAATAGCACAATTCAAGGCTCTAGAAACTAAGTTATTGGACTGTCTTGCTCAATACATGGGAAACCACCAGAACAAAACCAGGAGGCTATGTTAA